The genomic region CCTCGAACGGTGCGCGCTCTGGCGCAGCGCGCCCGGGTCAGACAAGAAGGCGGACTGGGGCGAGGCCCCGCGCACCGTCTTCCCGCGCCGGCCGCAGATCGCCAAAGGCAAGATCGCGGGCCTGAAGGACGAAGCGTCGGGCGGCACGGTATGGATCGGCGAGCCGTCGAATCTGGTGATTCGAGAGGCGGAGCAAGACCGCCCGCCGTCAGAGGATCGCTTCATGGAACTGGACGGCTGGGAGCCGTCCGTGCCGTCGCCGAACGAGGTCACGGCGACCAGCAACAACCGCCACCCGTCGCTCAGCGACCCCGAGCGGTACGCCACCGCGCTTCAGGGCGCGAAGCCGTGGTACTACGTCGAGTACTTCAACAATCAGCAGCTGCTGAGAGAGTTTGGGCAGCGTACCCCGAACGGCCTCGACCTCTTCAGGGTCATCACGAACGCGCGGCTGAGCGCGCCGAAGCTGCTGGTGTTCCACTTCTTCTACGCCCTCCACGAAGAGCCCCTGCGTGGCTGCGAAGAGGCGGGCGAGGGTCAGACCTTTGCGACCTTCGCCGGCGAGTGGACGTCCGTCGCCGTGCTGCTCAATTCGGCCAATGAGCCACTGTACATCGGCCTGACCTCGCGCAATGTGGGCGACCCGACGAGCGTCCCGACCGAGGAACACCGCCTGGGAATGATCGTGCGGCCCTGGAAGGACGTGGAGCGCATCGGAGAGCATCCGAAGATCTATGTCTCGCGCGGCACCCACGGGAACTATCTGACCACCGGCCTGCACGACGCGCAGCCGTTCACGCCCGGCGACATCGACATCAGCCAGGGCACCTGCGCGCAGATCGAGGCCCTGGACGACGTCATCGCCGGTGGAGAGGCGGAGACTATCGAAGGGGAGAGTGGGTCGCCGGGAATCATCGTTCTGAAGATCCTCGGCTCGATGGTCGTGCTCCCGGCCACGCCCTGGTTGATCGGTGAGGACATGTGGGGCACGTTCGCCACCGAGATCCCGGCCATTGAGCCGAACCGGAAGCCGCGGGATGAGACGGGCGGGCCGCTCTTCGGCCTGATCCTCAAGCCAGACGGGGTCTTCGTGCCCGAGCAGGCGTCGGCACAGCGGACGGTGGCCTGGCCGACGGCGATGCCGGCCGAGGGGGTACGTCCACGCTATGACTTCGTGGTGGACCGTGAGACGCAGGCCTGGTGGCCGCCGCTCGGCGCCAACCCTGGCTACGTCGGGCGGTGGGGGCCGCGCGTCACCAACGACCCGAAGCGACGCCGCTCGGGGATGCGCTGCCCGACGTTCTCGCTGATGTTCCTCCAGGCCCTCGCCACGATCTGACGGCGTGCCTGTGCGGCCGGCGGTAGGCGGGGCATCTGGCCCTGCTATTCGGCCGGGCCGCCTGCTGCCCCGGCTGTACACTCGGCTGTACTGACCCCACCCCTTGACACTGGTCAGAGGCTTGCCTTTCAGTTAACGGTGCGATAACCTCGTATTTACAGACCGAGCGACCGGACGCCTGCTCCGTTAACCCTCGGCCCGTATCATCGCCACTCGGACGCGGCGTTGCGTTGCAAGTGGCCGAGCCAGGAGCGGCTTCCCGACCTCACCCTTCGAGGCGGCTGCTGCTGTGGCTCAGACACTCGGGGGTCGCGTGAACTATCACCTGCTGCGTCCAACTTGCTCACGTCTGCGCGGCGAGCGGCGCTGTGCTGGCGTTCGGCGTCTTGTCTACGGGGGGCCGCAAGCATGGCCCAGGCGCTAGGCCGCTCGTCGGCCGCCGCGACGCCCGGCCCGTCCCGCGTGCAGCGCGAGTGGCGAGACTGGCTGCTGTTCATCCTGCTGGCCGGCCCCAACTTGCTGATGTTCGCGATCTTCAACTACCGCCCGCTGATCTACAACGCCTGGCTCAGCTTCCACGAGTGGGACTTCCTCGCGCCCGTCAAGATCTACGTCGGCTTCGAGAATTACGTGGATGTGCTGACCGATCCGCACTTCCACCGCGTGGTGCGGAACACGCTGGTGCTGATGGGCGGCGGCGTTTGCTTCACGCTGATCTTCGGGCTGGCGCTGGCGCTGCTGCTGAACCAGCGGCTGGCCGGGCGAGACGCCGCCCGCAGCGTCCTGTTCGCGCCGTACATGCTCTCGGGCGCGGCCATCGCCGTGGTCTGGGTCTACATCTTCGACCCGACCTACGGCCTGCTGCGGACGCTCCTCTCGCCGTTCAACCTGGTGCCGCCGAACTGGCTTCGTGACTCGGCCTGGGCGATGCCGGCCGTCATCATCGTCTACACCTGGAAGCACCTCGGCTACACCATGGTGATCTTCCTGGCCGGCCTCCAGGCGATCCCCCGCGAGCTGTACGAGGCGGCCACGACCGATGGCGCGAACGCCTGGGAGCGCTTCCGCCACGTCACCATCCCCGGCCTCGCGCCGATCACCTTCTTCCTGCTGATCACCGGCATCCTGGCGAGCTTCCAGACGTTCGACTTGATCCACGTGCTGACGCGCGGCGGACCGGTCGACGCGACCTCCAACCTGCTCTACTACCTGTACGAGCAGGGGTTCATCGGGTTCCACGCCGGGCAGGCCGGTGTGGCCGCCGTCTTCCAGTTCCTCTTCCTCTTCGTCGTCACGCTGATTCAGATCCGCTACGTCGAGCGACGGGTGACCTACTCCGCATGAGCCAGCAAGTCGCATCCGCCCAGGACACCTCTCGCCGGGACGCTTCTCGCACTGGCATGTGGTTTGCCACTCCTGGCGCGCAGGGGGTGGCCTGATGGCTGCTGCACGCCAGGTCGGTGGGCAGGCGACGTCGGCCGCCAGCCGTGCTCGTCTCGCCAGCACGCCGTTGCGTCTCGCCGGCTACGCGGCAATGCTCGTCGCGGTGGCGGTGATCGGGCTGCCGCTCGGCTGGCTGCTCTCGGCCACCTTCAAAGAGACCAGCGAGATCTACCTGATCCCGGCCACGCTGATCCCGCGTAGCCCCACGCTCGCGAATTATCCGCTGGCCTGGAACGCCGCCCCGTTCGGCCTCTACTACATCAACACCACCTTCGTGACCGTCGTCAGCGTCTTCGGCAAGCTGACGATGGGCGCCACGACCGCCTACGCCCTGGTGATGCTGCGCTTCCCGGGCAAGAACCTGATCTTCGCGCTGATCCTTGGCGCGTTGATGATCCCACCGCAGGTGGTAGTGGTCCCCAACTACATCCTGTTCGCGGACTGGGGCTTGATCAACACCTACACGGCCCTGATCCTGCCGCACGTCCCCACGGCGGTCGGGGCGTTCCTGCTGCGGCAGGCGTTCCTGGCCCTGCCCCGCGAGATCCTCGATGCCGCGAAGGTGGACGGGGCCGGGCACCTGCGAACCCTCTGGGCGATCATGCTGCCGCTCTCGATGCCGGTCCTGGTGACGTTCGGGCTGCTGGCCACGCAGGATGTCTGGAACGATTTCCTCTGGCCGCTCATCATCACCAACACCGACAACATGCGGACGCTGCCCATCGGTATCTCGCGCATGCTCGACCAGGAGGGGAACACGCAGTGGGGCGTCGTGATGGCCGGCGCGCTCTACGTGATCCTGCCGCTGCTGGTGGTCTTTCTGTGGGCGCAACGCCACATCGTCGAGGGGATCGCAGCCGGAGCCGTCAAGGGATAGACCGCGCGGCCCGGTGGCCCGGGCACGGCTCCGGGGCGTCCGCGAGCGCGGCGTGCCCGCGGGAGCCGTCCGCGCCTGGGAGTCTCGTCCGAACCGCTCTCTGGGAGGAGAACACAGCATGCACAGCCTGACACGTCGAAGGTTGCTCGGTGGTCTGGTGGGTACGGCTGGCCTGGCGCTGTTGAGCGCCTGCTCGTCGTCGCAGCCGGCGGCCAAGCCGGCCGAGAGCAAGCCGGCCGAGACGAAGCCCGCCGAGTCCAAGCCGGCCGAGAGCAAGCCGGCCGCGCCGGCGGCCCAGCCCGCCGCGACGGCCGCCCCGGCCAAACCGGCCGAGGCTGCGAAGCCGGCCGAAGCCGCCAAGCCGGCCGCGCAGGCCCCGGCCGCCGGCGCGGCCGGCGGACTCAAGATCACGCTCTGGTCGTCGTTCACCGCCAATAACGGCGATCAGATGCAGGCGATGGTGGACCGCTTCAACCAGAGCCAGAAGGATATCGTCGTCGAGAACCAGTTCCAGGGCAGCTACGAGGAGACCGGCCAGAAGCTGACGGCCGCGCTCCAGGCTCGGCAGGCCCCGGACATCTCGATCCTCTCGGACGTCTGGTGGTTCAAGTTCTACCTGAACAAGGCGATCATCCCGCTGGATGATCTGATGAAGGCGAACAACGTCGACAAGAACGACTACATCGAGGCGTTCGCCAACGAAGGCACCCGCAAGGGTCAGCTCTACTGGCTGCCGTACGCCCGCAGCACGCCGCTCTTCTACTACAACAAGGACGCCTGGAAGGAAGCCGGCCTGCCGGAGCGCGGCC from Chloroflexota bacterium harbors:
- a CDS encoding sugar ABC transporter permease, which translates into the protein MAQALGRSSAAATPGPSRVQREWRDWLLFILLAGPNLLMFAIFNYRPLIYNAWLSFHEWDFLAPVKIYVGFENYVDVLTDPHFHRVVRNTLVLMGGGVCFTLIFGLALALLLNQRLAGRDAARSVLFAPYMLSGAAIAVVWVYIFDPTYGLLRTLLSPFNLVPPNWLRDSAWAMPAVIIVYTWKHLGYTMVIFLAGLQAIPRELYEAATTDGANAWERFRHVTIPGLAPITFFLLITGILASFQTFDLIHVLTRGGPVDATSNLLYYLYEQGFIGFHAGQAGVAAVFQFLFLFVVTLIQIRYVERRVTYSA
- a CDS encoding carbohydrate ABC transporter permease; protein product: MAAARQVGGQATSAASRARLASTPLRLAGYAAMLVAVAVIGLPLGWLLSATFKETSEIYLIPATLIPRSPTLANYPLAWNAAPFGLYYINTTFVTVVSVFGKLTMGATTAYALVMLRFPGKNLIFALILGALMIPPQVVVVPNYILFADWGLINTYTALILPHVPTAVGAFLLRQAFLALPREILDAAKVDGAGHLRTLWAIMLPLSMPVLVTFGLLATQDVWNDFLWPLIITNTDNMRTLPIGISRMLDQEGNTQWGVVMAGALYVILPLLVVFLWAQRHIVEGIAAGAVKG